A single Hemiscyllium ocellatum isolate sHemOce1 chromosome X, sHemOce1.pat.X.cur, whole genome shotgun sequence DNA region contains:
- the LOC132805865 gene encoding tubulin alpha chain has protein sequence MRECISIHVGQAGVQIGNACWELYCLEHGIQPDGQMPSDKTIGGGDDSFNTFFSETGAGKHVPRAVFVDLEPTVIDEVRTGTYRQLFHPEQLITGKEDAANNYARGHYTIGKEIIDLVLDRIRKLADQCTGLQGFLVFHSFGGGTGSGFTSLLMERLSVDYGKKSKLEFSIYPAPQVSTAVVEPYNSILTTHTTLEHSDCAFMVDNEAIYDICRRNLDIERPTYTNLNRLISQIVSSITASLRFDGALNVDLTEFQTNLVPYPRIHFPLATYAPVISAEKAYHEQLSVSEITNACFEPANQMVKCDPRHGKYMACCLLYRGDVVPKDVNAAIATIKTKRSIQFVDWCPTGFKVGINYQPPTVVPGGDLAKVQRAVCMLSNTTAIAEAWARLDHKFDLMYAKRAFVHWYVGEGMEEGEFSEAREDMAALEKDYEEVGVDSIEGEGEEEGEEY, from the exons ATG CGTGAGTGCATCAGTATCCATGTTGGCCAGGCTGGAGTCCAGATTGGAAATGCCTGTTGGGAGCTCTACTGCTTGGAACACGGCATCCAGCCTGATGGGCAGATGCCCAGTGACAAGACCATTGGAGGTGGAGATGATTCCTTCAACACGTTCTTCAGTGAGACTGGAGCAGGCAAACATGTTCCACGAGCTGTGTTTGTGGACTTGGAGCCAACTGTAATAG ATGAGGTTCGTACCGGTACATACCGCCAGCTGTTCCACCCTGAGCAGCTGATCACTGGGAAGGAAGATGCAGCCAATAACTATGCCCGTGGTCACTACACAAttggcaaggagatcattgactTGGTTTTGGACCGCATCCGTAAACTG GCTGACCAATGCACAGGTCTGCAAGGTTTCCTGGTCTTCCACAGCTTTGGTGGTGGCACTGGCTCTGGGTTTACATCTCTTCTGATGGAACGTCTCTCTGTTGACTATGGCAAGAAATCCAAGCTTGAATTCTCCATCTACCCAGCTCCCCAGGTGTCCACTGCAGTGGTAGAGCCTTACAATTCCATCCTGACAACCCACACTACCCTGGAGCACTCAGATTGTGCTTTCATGGTTGACAACGAAGCCATCTATGACATCTGCCGAAGAAACTTAGATATTGAAAGGCCAACCTACACCAACCTGAACCGCCTCATCAGTCAGATAGTGTCCTCTATCACTGCCTCCCTTCGCTTTGATGGTGCCCTGAATGTTGATCTGACCGAGTTCCAGACCAACTTGGTGCCATATCCCCGTATCCATTTCCCCTTGGCCACTTATGCACCAGTTATCTCTGCTGAGAAGGCATACCATGAGCAGCTTTCAGTGTCTGAGATAACCAATGCATGTTTTGAGCCAGCCAACCAGATGGTCAAATGTGACCCTCGCCATGGCAAGTACATGGCCTGCTGCCTCCTTTACCGTGGTGATGTAGTGCCAAAAGATGTCAATGCAGCTATCGCTACTATTAAAACCAAGCGTAGCATCCAATTTGTGGATTGGTGTCCCACTGGTTTTAAGGTTGGTATTAACTACCAGCCTCCTACTGTGGTTCCTGGAGGTGACTTGGCCAAGGTTCAGCGGGCTGTATGTATGTTGAGCAACACCACAGCCATTGCTGAAGCTTGGGCTCGCCTGGACCACAAGTTTGACCTGATGTATGCCAAGCGTGCCTTTGTTCACTGGTATGTTGGTGAGGGTATGGAGGAAGGAGAGTTCTCGGAAGCCCGTGAGGACATGGCTGCCTTAGAGAAGGATTATGAGGAAGTTGGTGTTGACTCTATtgaaggggaaggagaggaggaagGGGAAGAATATTAA